In the genome of Helicobacter colisuis, the window AGGTTAGGACAAATTTTCCTGATTTTCTTAGTGCTGTGGTAATTTTTGCAGTTAGCTTTTCCGTGTCGATTCTTTGTGGCGTATCATTCACTACTCTACCAATCGCAATCACCTTTCTTTGTCCGGGCTTAATGCTTGCAAAAGCAGGGTCGCTAAGCATACTATTAATCATTGTTTCTGCCGCATTTTCAAAATCTTCTCTATCAAGCCCAAGCGTAAGAGAATCCCCTTTTTTAACCTGCGTGGCTTTACCATCTGTATAAGTACCACCGCTTCCTGTTGCACAACCTGTCATTACCAAAGCTCCTGCAAGAGCTAATCCTAAAATTTTTGTTTTTGTCATTTTGTATCCTTTTGTTTAAATTTAATTTTTACGAATTTCTATTCTAAAGTCTTGCGCCCTTGCATCTGCTGCAAGCTTACGCAAAACAACTTTCTGTCTAGCTGGAATCCTAAGTGCTTGATAATCCTCACTAAGAACATCGCGCAATACAAAACCATCTTTATCCAACCATTCCACTTTATACACTATATTTTTAACAGAATCGCTATAAAAAATAATCTCAAATTCCAAGTAGCCATTGTCATTGATGCGCTTGCGTCTCTCTTGAATAATATCCTTAGAAAGAGAGGAATCCAAAGTGATATTAGGTAAGCTAGAATCCTTTTGATATGTTGTCGAACACGCACTCAACAAAATTACAGCACAAATTAATAACCATTGTTTCATTGTTGAACCTTATTTTTGTGTTAAATTAACATTACTTGGCAAATTTGGTGCAAATGAACGCACTATAATAAGTGCATTTTTATTCTTATCCAATGTGTTTGTATAAATCTCTTCTCCTTGAGGATTTTTAATGTTCACACTCCCCTTGTTTTCAACCATTGCCACAGAGATGTTTTTAGGCAACCCACGCCACGAACGCACATCGGCATTATTTGTCAATGTTGTTAGCATAGAACTACCAAGCGATAGGAATCCACCTGTTTTATCATTGCTTGCCACAACGACATTTAATGTAGTTTTGGTAATTGTCTGTGCTAGGGCTTTAGTAATCATTGCAGGCATATTAATTTTAAACTCTGTTGCAATAATATTATCTAAATCAACCACTTCTGTTGTTTGAATGCCATTGACTTTAATATTGGGAAAAGACGCTTCACGCTTTTTTAAAGTTTGCAAAGCCACATTTGTCGTAACAATATTTTTATCTACAACAAATGGCAATGTCAATGTGAAATCATCTTTCATTACACCAAAACCATTCTCATAGACAACAAAAATATATTTTTTGCCCTTTTTGGAAACAGAATTTGCGCGCCCCTTAAAAACTGCATATTCCTTTTGAATCTCTTTATTTTTAGGATTAATTTTAGCAACTTCTCTAAATAAATCCGCTGCTTTACGATAATCGTTGTCCATAAAGAAAAATACAGAAGCAAGATAAGTCGCATAAGGATTTACAAAATCTTTTGTTGTTACAAACTCCTTAAATAGCGCATCATATTCCTTTGTTACACTTTTTAGATTCTCATTCATATTTTTATCATAATTTGGATCTTCCTTTGCTTTTTCAATCTCTTCACGATTTTTAGCAATCTCTCTTGCAAAATACTCTTTTGCTTTATCTTGACGCATTAAAGCGCGGTTAAACTCCACTCTAGCATTACTATAATCGCCCAAATCCATAAAATTTAAGCCTTTATAGAGATTAAGCATAATGCGTTCATACAAGCTTCCCTCATAATCCACAATGGTATCATTAATCAATGTAGTTGCGACAATCTTAGCTCCTTTTTTGCCTGCATTTTGTAAATCCACATCTTGTTTATAAGATTCCTCTGCCGCGTCAAAAAGTTGATTGCTAAGATCAAATTCACCACAATTTCTAGCGATTAACCCAACATTAATACCTGTATAAATTGTATCGCTTCCTTTCTTGACTTTATCCAAATTTTGCGAGAAAAAGCCATCATTACAAATCCTTTGATACAAGGCACTTTCAAAAGTCTGATTCTGCACACTATGATTCGCACACGCGCTAAACAATAGACAAGTAGCACCAAATATCGCCAACTTTAATGTTTTGTTTTCATATAAAAAACTCATAAACCAAATACTCCCAAAAAATTTAATTTAAAAATGGAACAGCAATATATCAAAAAAAAGGCTCAAGATAAGTTAAAAACTTTTAAAGGGGTTTTTAACTATGATTATACCGATGAAAAATAGGTATATGTATCGTTCCCAAATTTCAGAAAAGAAATTTCGTGAAATTTTATGGTATTTTTGCCTTGATTTAGAAGCTGTAAAAATAGCTGAAATTTGTAAAATTTCTAGGATAACAATTAATAAAATTCTTAAAAATATTAGACTTTTAATGCTACAATCTTGTCAAAACCAAGGCAAGCTAAGCGGTGAAATTGAAATAGATGAAAGCTACTTTGGAGCCAAAAGAGTGCGCGGCAAAAGAGGCAGGGGAGCAGCTGGTAAGCATATAGTGTTTGGCATGCTAAAAAGGGATGGCAAGGTGCATACGCAGCTAGTTAATGGGTGCTTCGCAAAAGAGCTTTTACCGATATTACAAGGCTTTAGCGATATTAGTAATTCTACCATTTATAGCGATTGTTGGAAGGCATATGATGGCTTAGTAGATTACGGAGCTAAAGCTCATTATAGAGTGAAACATAACCAAAATGAGTTCGCAAATGGCAAAAATCACATCAATGGGATAGAAAACTTTTGGGGCTACTACAAGCATCGCTTAAGTAAGTTTAAAGGTATAAAAAGAGAGAATTTTCTTTTACATTTAAAAGAGTGTGAATTTAGATTCAATAACAAGGAAAATCTCTATCAAGTTTTATTAAAATTGATAAGAGAAAATCCTCTTAACTTATCTTGAGCCTTAAAATTATCCCCACCTGCTGGGAGATTTTTTAATGGCGTCCAAATAACCCCTGTTTGCCTTATACCCATCGCCATAGGGTGTGGAAAAGGATACATAAATTGCAATCTATAAGCAGTTTTAATCCAAATAGGTAATGGGTGTTCTCCACAAAGTGCTGTATAAGAAGCAGAGTTCCATAAAATTAATTGCCTATGTAATTTGTAAATCATTGAAGAGGCAACGCTTGCTGAATCCTCCACATAATTTTTAGTATTTGTAGAGCCTGTTAAAGGATAAGCATTTCCCCAACTTCCTTTGCACCAAAATAAAGTATCAAGTGGAGAATTTGCGACAGAAGCAACACTATCAGCAATACAAGCAAGATTTGTAATGGGGTTTCCAAACAATAAAGCTTCTGGATTAATTAAAGCGCTAAGAGAGTCATCATTCCATAAAGGATCAACTTCTGTAAAATAAGCTATATCTATGCCTTGTTCTCCACGCAAACACATAGTGTCTGTAAATACTCCTACCATCTCAAAAATAGAGTAAATGTAATAATGAGATTGAAACCAAGTGCGTGTTTTGTCCTTAGTATTTGCATCCCCCTTAGTTCCTTGTTGCAGCAATGAAATTCCCATATTTAATCCTAGTCCTGCAAAGCAATAAGGATCTTTGTTTACATCTATGCTTCTGCTAGGCTCATAATAGCCGATAGGAAATCCAATTCTATAGAATAATGGTGGTGGCGCAGGGCACATGCAAATAGGGCTTCTAACTGCTGTTGGAGAGTCTGGCATTGGACCATTAATAACAGGAATACCTGCAATGCTGATAGGAAAAATACAATTCCAGCACATTGAGCCTAGTGTTGTAATAATTTGTGTTGGATTTACTGAACAAACAGCAAATGCTAACTGTGTGCTTAGGGCAAGAGAAATAAATCCACTTAAAACCTTTTTCATCTATAAACCTCCTCATCACTGTCTTTTCTACATTCCAAGCAAATTTCATTAACTATTATTTTATCTCCTTGCTGTTGAATAATGCTTGGTGTGTGCTTTAAAGCAAAGCGTTCTGTGATTTCGGGCAAAAGGTAGAAAAATTCTTGCTTGTATTTTTTCATCATTTCATAATAATTACCATCACTTAGAAAGATCCTATATGCGATGGTGTTTAAAAAACTACTTTTTTCAAGCCATTCTATCTCTTTAGGGTTGTTTGCGTTAATTACAACGATTCCATAAGAGATCCTAGCATATTTAGCAGGATTAAAAGTGAAGCCCTGTGGATATATGATATTTCCTTTAATATCTTTAATATCTTGTTTGAGCGTATAGGTCAAATCAGGACTAAATTCCCTATTTTTTGTTGCTGGAGTAAGCTGAATTAATCCTTTAGGTTTGTAATTTTTAATGTTCTCCCTTGCTTGTTCTCTTGCAATATTAGCCCTTTTTTCTATTATTTCTTTGTTTTTTTTAAGAGTGAAAAGTCTAAATCCTCTGAAAATCTCTCTAACCCATAAAGTATTCTCAAGCTCGTTCCGCCATAAAAAGCAGCTTTATTAAAAAAACCACCTCGATAAAGACCAAGAAGTGTTATTTCTTGAAATATTTCTTTAAGTGCATTGATGGGTTCAGTTTCGCTTTTGGGATTATATTTTTTTAGCATTTGTTCTCTTATATTCATCTTGATAGCCCTTTTATAACTTTAGTAAGAACTTCTATTTTTTTTGATTTGCTAACTTTTGCATACGCTTCAAAAATTTTTATATCGCAGTTTTCAAACTCATCTATATCGATTCGCAAATCATCTTCCAAAAATTCTCTCATGACTTTTTGGCTTCTTAAATCTATATCTTTTGTAAAATAAACTTTGTCGCATAAGGCTTTTTCTTTACCTGTAATTATAAAATTACCGCTTTTGGAAGTTTTGATTTCTAAGCCAATATTAAATAACTCTTTTCTAATTTGTATATAGCTAAACACCCCATAAGGTGTATCAAAAGATTTTGATCGTTTGGTGCTAATAGAAATGATTTCATAAACACTCTCAGGTATGAGCCCATGAAACCATAGAGCAAAATCTAGTGATACATAAGAAGGTCCTAAAAGTATATTTACAATTATCTCTTTAGAAAGAAGAGCGTTGCTATAGAGTGGATTATAAACATAAAGCCCACTTTTAAGAGAAGTTGAAATATTTTTGTTTTTAAGTTAAACAATTTTATCATTGATTCTTCTGTATGCCAATTTTTCAAGTATTGAGGAGAGTGTAGCATGTTCTATAATTCTAGAAGGGTATGCTTCTAATTCTCTCATTATGTTTTCCTTGCCTTTATAGTCTATATTTAATAGATTAATATATTTTGCCTATAAAATTAGATTGTTATTAGTATTTTTCCAAAGAAGTTTGGCAGTTTAGCAATAGTAATTTCTAATTTGCGAACTTTTTAATTTTCTGTGTTTTGGAAGTGCCTATTTTGCGTATTAAAAAATAAGCCTTTTTTCTAAAAGTTAGCAAATATACCCTTTGCTTCTTTTTTTTAAAATGATTTGCGAACTTTTTTAAATAGTAAAATCCCAAAAAACAGGTGTTTTTTGATAACTCATTGTCAAAACCATGAAGTTACTTTTTGAAAATACCATTATATTTGCGAACTTTTTAATTTTCTGTGTTTTGGAAGTACCTATTTTGCGTATTAAAAAATAAGCCTTTTTTCTAAAAGTTAGCAAATATACCCTTTGCTTCTTTTTTTAAAATGATTTGCGAACTTTTTATAATAAAGAAAGAAAAAGTAAGTATTTATAAGACTTTTAGCAAAATGAATTAATAATACTTGTTTTATTTCTCTATGGCAAAGATTGCTATTATTGGCTATTAACAATATAAGACCCGATTAAAGGGGATTGAAATCTATTACTAATTATCTATATTACAAAATGTAGCAAACCAAACTCGTTTTAGTCCCTTCTTAAATTATTCTATGCTAAAATTAGACACTTAAGAAGTTAAGAAATTTAGGGATTTAAGTAGAATAATAAATGAAAAATATACTAGAATTTTGCTAGAGTAATTTTAAAAAGGGACTAAAATAAGTGGTTTTCGGTAAGCCACGCAGGATTAAAATTCCTTTTAAAACCGAATCTTTATTTTATGCTTTCTTTGGAATATTTATAATCATATATTTCTCATTCCATCCAAAAAAATATTTTCTTAAAAATAATGTAATTAGACCACAATTACTTATTTGAACAAAGAATCCACAAAAAATAAAAAAATGCCTATTTTACAGCTTTATTATCCACTTACTATCCTGTTGTTATCCCTTTATTATCCTGCTACTATCCGCTTACTATCCCCCTATTATCCTAACTTTGAGCCATTAATAGTGATTTATATTTTTTGGAGAAAAAGTTCAAACAGATGGAGAATTTGTTCAATAAACACTCTTTTATCTCCCTTGTTTGCGAACTATTTAGCTTATCTAAAACCAATAAATATATAATATAATCATTAAATATCTAAATTTTACTGGTAGGGCGGAATGTTAAAAAATGTCTATTTAAAATTATAATTATTATTTCACTCGTATTGTTGTATAATGGGTTGCAATCAATCCAAAAGGGAATACATGTTAAATCTAGCGTAGATGATGAAATAATAATAAATAGAGAAAGCTTTTGGAAAGAAGTTTTATTAACTCGCACGGAATTTGGATATAACGACAATTAGTTATTTTTAAGTGGAATTCCAAAATAAATTTGGAATTCCACTTAAACAGTCAATAAAT includes:
- a CDS encoding DUF1425 domain-containing protein, producing the protein MKQWLLICAVILLSACSTTYQKDSSLPNITLDSSLSKDIIQERRKRINDNGYLEFEIIFYSDSVKNIVYKVEWLDKDGFVLRDVLSEDYQALRIPARQKVVLRKLAADARAQDFRIEIRKN
- a CDS encoding TraU family protein, producing MKKVLSGFISLALSTQLAFAVCSVNPTQIITTLGSMCWNCIFPISIAGIPVINGPMPDSPTAVRSPICMCPAPPPLFYRIGFPIGYYEPSRSIDVNKDPYCFAGLGLNMGISLLQQGTKGDANTKDKTRTWFQSHYYIYSIFEMVGVFTDTMCLRGEQGIDIAYFTEVDPLWNDDSLSALINPEALLFGNPITNLACIADSVASVANSPLDTLFWCKGSWGNAYPLTGSTNTKNYVEDSASVASSMIYKLHRQLILWNSASYTALCGEHPLPIWIKTAYRLQFMYPFPHPMAMGIRQTGVIWTPLKNLPAGGDNFKAQDKLRGFSLINFNKT
- a CDS encoding nucleotidyl transferase AbiEii/AbiGii toxin family protein, with amino-acid sequence MNIREQMLKKYNPKSETEPINALKEIFQEITLLGLYRGGFFNKAAFYGGTSLRILYGLERFSEDLDFSLLKKTKK
- a CDS encoding IS1595 family transposase → MIIPMKNRYMYRSQISEKKFREILWYFCLDLEAVKIAEICKISRITINKILKNIRLLMLQSCQNQGKLSGEIEIDESYFGAKRVRGKRGRGAAGKHIVFGMLKRDGKVHTQLVNGCFAKELLPILQGFSDISNSTIYSDCWKAYDGLVDYGAKAHYRVKHNQNEFANGKNHINGIENFWGYYKHRLSKFKGIKRENFLLHLKECEFRFNNKENLYQVLLKLIRENPLNLS
- a CDS encoding COG3014 family protein, with protein sequence MSFLYENKTLKLAIFGATCLLFSACANHSVQNQTFESALYQRICNDGFFSQNLDKVKKGSDTIYTGINVGLIARNCGEFDLSNQLFDAAEESYKQDVDLQNAGKKGAKIVATTLINDTIVDYEGSLYERIMLNLYKGLNFMDLGDYSNARVEFNRALMRQDKAKEYFAREIAKNREEIEKAKEDPNYDKNMNENLKSVTKEYDALFKEFVTTKDFVNPYATYLASVFFFMDNDYRKAADLFREVAKINPKNKEIQKEYAVFKGRANSVSKKGKKYIFVVYENGFGVMKDDFTLTLPFVVDKNIVTTNVALQTLKKREASFPNIKVNGIQTTEVVDLDNIIATEFKINMPAMITKALAQTITKTTLNVVVASNDKTGGFLSLGSSMLTTLTNNADVRSWRGLPKNISVAMVENKGSVNIKNPQGEEIYTNTLDKNKNALIIVRSFAPNLPSNVNLTQK
- the lpoB gene encoding penicillin-binding protein activator LpoB, whose translation is MTKTKILGLALAGALVMTGCATGSGGTYTDGKATQVKKGDSLTLGLDREDFENAAETMINSMLSDPAFASIKPGQRKVIAIGRVVNDTPQRIDTEKLTAKITTALRKSGKFVLTSAVAAGGALDSMSEDVRELRDNDEFNQKTIAKKGTLVSPDFSLAGKIRQDNVKLSNGKTQVEYFFLLRLTDLTSGLVYWEDEQTIDKVGSSKSVSW